Proteins from a single region of Ananas comosus cultivar F153 linkage group 3, ASM154086v1, whole genome shotgun sequence:
- the LOC109708146 gene encoding SNF1-related protein kinase regulatory subunit beta-3 codes for MDHAGGDDNEGVAVVGFEVPTSPDSSYNNPIPGNEDEAREPPLAPPHLNQTLLSFPPSQDDSSSLPLPQNVILNHLYIEKESSRSVVALGITHRYRSKFVTVVLYKPVQRRGT; via the exons ATGGATCACGCAGGTGGTGATGATAAT GAAGGAGTGGCTGTCGTAGGATTCGAAGTCCCGACATCACCCGATTCGAGCTACAACAACCCCATTCCTGGGAACGAAGATGAAGCCCGCGAGCCACCTCTTGCCCCTCCTCACTTAAACCAAACCTTACTGAGCTTTCCACCGAGCCAAGATGATTCGAGCAGTCTCCCATTGCCGCAGAATGTGATCCTCAATCACCTGTACATAGAGAAGGAAAGCTCGAGATCGGTCGTAGCTTTGGGTATCACCCATCGTTACCGATCAAAGTTTGTGACCGTCGTGCTCTATAAGCCGGTTCAAAGAAGGGGAACATGA